The following is a genomic window from Benincasa hispida cultivar B227 chromosome 7, ASM972705v1, whole genome shotgun sequence.
ATTCATTGTATAATCTTTGTTTGTTATCCATTTTGTTTCAAGTATGTGTTCtgtaaaaacattcattgtataattggTTTTGGATGTGTTCTGCTACTGCTCTTATCAgtatcagaattttatcagaacatgtaagttcaaagttcaaagttcaacatcaaaattttaTCAGAACATTTATAATTGAGCTTAGAACATTATATGGTTcaaggttcaaagttcaaagattgagagagcaagatgttgagagagagcgagattataagagagagcgagattgtaagagagagcgagattgaaagagcgagattgcgagagcgagatgttcagagagagcgagattgtgagagagagcgagattgagagagagcgagattgtaagagagagcgagattgagagagcaagatgttcagagagagcgagattgaaagagcgagattgagagagtatttgttatccattttgttacaagtatgaggATTGAGAGAGTATAAAGTCATTGTTTTTACACGTATGAAGATTGAGATAGTATTTGTTATCCATTTTGTttcaagtatgaagattgagagagtatgaagtcattgttttttgttacacgtatgaagattgagagagtatttgttatccacttttgttacaagtatgaagattgataGAGTatgaaattattgttttttgttttcagtatgaagattgagagagtatgaagttatccatttttgttacaagtatgaagactGAGAGAGTATGACAATgaaagtatgaagattgagagagtatgaatattgctattatataaatactccaacttcttattttttttgtttacaagatgAAAGTATGAAGTATCAAGTGTTACAaatatgaagtatgttacaagtatgaaaaagtatgaagtatgttacaagtatgacaTATGAAATGGTCAATGGTATTTATAACTAAACTGGATGAGGGGTGTTTGTGTCTCGGTCTCTGGAATTTTTGGCACGTCGCACGGTTGTAAGCGGTTCAGTACAATTTTGGAGGTTATGTCCATAATTCCCACACCGACCACACTTCATTTGTCTGCAAAATTCTCCTCTTGATggtattcttctcactctcCGTCGCCCAGCTTGTGGCACAAACTTCGGAGGAAGGATAATCTTTTCTACGTATCCAGAAGGTCTtttccattcagatatgtggCCAAGTGGATTTATAGGCTCCGCATACGCAGTCATTAAAGAGTCAACTGTATAAAATCGACTGCAAAGACCGTGGATGGGTATATTTCTTTCTCTGGCAGCAACAATTGCATGGGAACATGGGATACCAAGTGATTCAAATTCCTTACACGTGCATTCTTTTGTGTGAAGATTGATAATACCATCCAATCGATTATTTCGCACGTGTACCCGATAACAATCAATGGACTCTACCCGATATCGTCTGCCCTTATCAGTTTCACTTGCCAATCGGGTTTCACAGTAGTTAGAGTGCAATGTCGTTCGAGATGCCCAGTAATTCCTCTGTTCGTAGAACCACGATTGGAgcattcctctaacatgttcGATCAAGCATACTATAGGCATCAATCGATACTCTTTAGTTAAggaattgaaacactctgcacTATTGGATATCATGTTATTATATCTTCGTTCTGTTTGGTAAACTCGTGCCTACCTTTGAAGACTGATATCTTCTAAATATTTCGTGACAACACTGTCTCTAAAACTGCGGAGTTCGTCCCATTTTGTCTGGAACTCTATCATGTGAAATGCTCTTGCTGCATCTCTAAATATCCCAATAACCGTATGCATCTCTAAATATCCCAATAACCGTGCTATTCTTAAAGTTTATAACCAGATTCTGTTCTATATGCCATGTGCACAATCCATAAAATGCTGTGGGAAAAAATGCATGAATAGCATTGCCAATAGATATCATCCGATCAGACACAAACACTAGATTATCGGGTTCTCTGATACTGCATTTCAAGTTTgacataaaccatttccatgatcgatcggTTTTATTATCCACTattgcatatgctagtgggtataaCTGATTGTTCCCTTCCATAGAAACCGCAACCAACATGGTgcctttgtatttttctttcaagTGCGACCCATCAATAATAATACAAGGCCGACAGCTTGcaaaacctctaatacaaggccctaatgccataaacatatacttgaaatgcacctcatcttcaagtttgaTCTCAAAGACTGTACCCGGATTCTCTATTTTTAGCACTTTTCCATAGTCATGTAGTATGAAGTATGAGTGTTCTGGAGTACCTCTAGTGAGATCATACGCGACTTCCCTTGCACGCCacgctttatcataacttatgttcacgccataatctcttctcatatcctcaacgatatgacaaggtttataaacATGTTCTATGCCCGTGAACTTATCTTTGATGAGTTGACCAAAAACCGTAGcagttgcttgtctatggtcaTGATTCAAAATTCCTATGGAACATATGTGCGAACTACAGTACTTTGTGATCTTAACTATATCAGGCCCTTCCATTTTGACTGCacgaaggctccacttacatgtctcccaAATGCATTTAATAGTGAATAGAGACTTGGTTGATTTTCTgaccttaaattcaaaatttatgttgatggacagaatagacaatctcattttcaagtcctttttgctcaaaaatagttgaccaacttcaacgtcCTCTGTCCCAGATGAAGAAGTGCCAGGCATAATCAACTCTGTcctatgacttgaagacacaGATGGTGGAACCATTGAAGCTGTTGTAGAATGACGCACATCTCCATGATCACGATCTATTTCATTCAATCCTGTCGGTTGCTCATTCACATCCAAATCCActgaaggaccacaatccatataatcGAATGTTGATGGTACAGTGTTGGTAGACAGTGGAATATCAGTGTTGGTAGATaatggaatatcatcctcttTCCGATGAAACTGATATGATTCCTCGTATTGTCTGTCCACAACCGTATCATCATGACTCAAATCTCCAAACTCCATTCCAACCCTTTCGTTCTGTTTAGACTTCAACGTTACAGCTATCTATCTGAAGTCTACTAACCTATTCTCGCAAAAGAAAGAACTCAAGATCATCATTATCCGTTATGCATTGTGGAGGGGATTCAAATTCAagattatatttaactttcaggaTAAGATCAAACTTTGAAGAACTAATTTTTGTAGCCTTGTAAATGcgagatttaagttcttcataattCACTGTAGGGAGCACAACGATTCCTTTCAATTATCCCCCAATATACGAACTTTCTTTCTCGTCCCAAGTACCTCCAAATCGAATAAATAGACACTTTcctgtcatcctacaaagcaagagaacatttgtcattaagttgtacaagcaattgaagtgtactctcgctctctctcaaaatctcgctctctcaatctcgctctcgctcaaaatctcgctctcactctcaaaatctcgctctttcttttactcttcctctttcttattctctcccaatacaaaatttcgtaatgctacccttcaaaaataattaaacaaactcaACATAATGTTTCACCTTTCGGAAAAAACTGTTCTGTTCCTTGTTGAAAAAGCCTAGTCTTGGAAATTCCCATTCGAAAAAGCTCCGTTCAACAAAACACCGTCGAAAACCAGAGAAGTAATCAACtttgaaatggagtttagagtttaaaaaaatcctcattgtattgtgtttaggtattattgatttgaggCTTCCGTCGTGACATTTTGTCAAATCAACAATACACTGATGTGCAATCACATCAACCTGGGAATTTCAAGCGAGAACAAAAGCGAGAGCGTGTCATCAGACAATAGCGAGATTTACCTCCTGAGACCGGTGTAAGggcaaattaaataatttggtATAGCGATGATGTCAACAGAGGATTAATTgacattgttttttttaaaaagggtcatttgacattttggacccaatttttgggtcatccgtacaaattttcccTAAAGATAACAAGTGAAACATTTAAGGTAAAAAGCACTCAGGTGTCCTTTGTTTCAAGGTTTTAAACATGTTTgccaataaattaataatttttttccttgcAACTTGcaatttaaaatattgaaaacaaTTAATACTTTATGGATGTAATTCAAGGCAGCAAACAATCACATCAAAATGAGCCAATCAAATGAAGCtaaatcctttttctttttcttatatatatctatatatattgtTCCACTTTTCATCAATACAAAGTACAGCACAAAACTCAGTATGCAACAaaagattaaaagggaaaaagacTTGGAAACAATGACGGAGGGAACAGAGTGCAATCTAGCTAGGCCACACTATAGGTATTATTATCTGGTGAAAGCTCGATGTTAAGACTAGGAATAAAGAGCTGAGCAGCATATCTATGAAGAAACTGAGAGATATCAAGATCTGAAAAGAATTAAAATGTAAATTTGATCATAGATCAGCAAATAAATTGTAGTTTTTGGAGTCTACTGCTATGAGCCTTAAAGCTGCAACCGCTGCTGCTAAAGACATACAGCTAAAGAAACAAACATTAAACCAATGCCAAAGCTTGTGTAGAGAAGTGAGTTTGGTCTTCTTTGCCACAAGGTACATATGGTTTGCAAGTATAAATGTAAGTGGGAATGTGCTGACTGCTCCTGTAAGGCTCATGAAGTCTCCAAGGAAAGGTAACATAGCTGAGACCAGTGTGGTTATGGCCAGGTACCCTCCTCTCACACCTATTCTGAATGACAAATTTTTTACATTCAGTGCACTTCCTGTGATCCCGTACCTTGTGTCCAAATACTCGTACATTGGGCTGGCAAATATCTGAATGCAAAATACAAAGACCATCAAGTTAAAACGGATTGAGAACCTCGTATACTCGATCAAGAAAAAAGAGGCACAGTATAGTTAGAAGAGAAGATTGATGAGAATTACATGCAGAGCGATGACTGTTTGAAGGAAAGCGGATATATTTGCTATTGCCTTCACCCAAATTGGACCATTTACGCTGTTGAGTAAATAAGTTGAGGTGGAAGATCCATATGCCCAGTATCCGATAAAAGTAACGGCATACATGGGCAAGACTCCAACGGTGAACTGGAAGTAGAGAGCCTTTAGCATGTTCTTGACTACAGGCTGCCTCACCGTTGCCTGTGAGCAATGAAGGTTTGAAGAAGATAAGTTCGGAAGCATGTATATCTTAAGTTTAAACATAGATGGTATATAAGTGATGAAAAGATGTGAAAGGAAACAATAAAGGCTGCTCGGGAGCTTTGCCCTTTGCCTACTACTTAGGTGGTGAAAATTTTATAGTTTATACATATAGAACTTAATGGAGAACTGGATAAGAATTTCAAAACCTTGGATTTTGTtggatttattttaattcaGCTAGGATTCTATTGAATCAACAGTTGAATCGTGTTTATGAGCTTAAAATCTGGTAACAATCTTATCCCGGGAGCAAAAGAAGGGTGTAATGTAATTTAGAAAACAAGGGATCAAGTAAGTTCTTGCCATACCTGAATCTCTGGAAGCATTCCAGTATTGAAGGCAAAAACCAAATTAGCAGCTGCTCCTATCGTCGTAAAAATTTTGCTAGTTGACGATCCTGGAATACTATAATCTGCAGATGTGTTGACTCCTGATATAGCAGAAACCGAAAAAGAATTTCATTGAGTTTCATTGTCTTGCGCTAGATAACAAAAACCAATGTGGAGAAAGCACAAAGAACAATGATGTGAGGAAGAGATATTAACGTGAGATAACTGAACTATAggtgggaaaaaaaaatttccagaGATTTTATAAAACTGAAGCTTCTCTCATGGAAATAAAATTTCTTCTAGCTCAAATCATATTATGCGTTcaagaaaaaattttaatttcaatttcttaggTTTGAAATGAATGTATTGAACTCTAGTTGCAACAAGTCAATTGCAAAGATTGACAGAACTAGACAATGGAAAGTGAAACTTACCATCCTTAAGAGACAGTACAAATGCAACAATGATGTATATCAAACTGAAAACAGTTGAGAATCCCAGCCAAATTCTTAGAGCTGATAAATGGGGTATTGATATTGCAAACAAGGCACAAACAACGCCAGCAATGGCTATAAAATAGGGAAGCTTCATAACGTGCTCATCACTGAAGAGGACATAAACAGCCTGCAGAACAGACAAGTAATCTCATGAGTCATATAATATAGAATTCTATATTGAACAAAATATTAGTTCCACTTTCATAGTCTCCAATAAGAGGACATGGtatacaaacaaaataaattgaaaactaaacttGGATTCTGATAAAAGTGATCTGTTTAGGTTGTTAATCAGAACAATTGACCTTTTCTTTTCGTGTTTTACattctttctttaattatacTTGTCAGAAAAGTGGTACCGAAAGAGCAATACTTAGTGCATCCCAAGATGCACCCATCTCTTTATGTATCTCTCTCTTATCacacacattaaaaaaaatgaacttaaattatttattaaaaaagtaaTAGGAATTTTCCATGTGGCAATGTATGAGAGGACAATTTGGTGGGATGCACAAAGATAAGTGCTGCCAGGAATGCACCTGAGTATTTTCCATATTGAAATAAAGTTCCATTACTCTGCCCAAACTTTTCTCTAGATATTAacttccttttcctttcctcATCAGTTAATTAATGGTACTATAGTAGACATTTTGGTACAGTTCAATATATGACTGGGAAAAGATAGACCATCTTTGATCCATATTAAACAAGGGGAGGGGAAGGGAAGTAAGTTTATCTCAATAAAACCAAAATGATTGATCTTCTTaatctactttccctaaagtCCTGGCCTATTAAAGTACCTAGATTATCGACATTTTCTTATACATATTTAATACTGTTATCAGACTAGATTTTAATAGGTCAAAAGTAAGACTTTTCCATGggaaacaaaagaaatattaaGTTCGATATTGGGGATGAGAAGACCGCAGATGGCAACAAAAGGAAGATTAGTGTGTTTCAAAAGTATACGCATAGATGTAATATTCTCGACTCTTGTGCAGTCAAATTAAGAGAGTCATAAAAAATGGAGCAAGGAAGGATCATAGTCAAACCAAGATACCTACCCCAATACACTAGACTATTGTTCATATTTTCAAGTTATTTGACTTTTCCACTACTAAGAAATAGCAATTTCATTAGTTTGAAAGCAAGATCAGTATAGTTCTATTAATCTGACCTTCAAGGCTTGACCAGCTAAGATGATGTATCCTACGTTAATCATAAAAAGATTGACATATTGTAATCCCCATGTAAGAGAATAAGCTTTCCTACCTGCAAGAAGAAAGCCATCAGGAAGGAATAAAGAAAAAGGAGCCAAAACAATCATTCCATTACTTTACTATCTTCTCATACCGTATACAAAGCCTGCTAAATCTCTGTATCTGATATGCCTCTTCCCACCAAATTCATGGAGCTTGGCAATAAGAGTATTTGCATATAATGAAATGGCTGTGGCTGCAATTAAACCAACAACTCCAGCTATCCAACCAAGAGGAACCATTATGGTACCTGAGTATCCCAGTACATAAGCACTGTTGATACCAGTGGTAAGGACAAAACCTACTTGAAACCATGAATCTGAGCGTTGAAAAAGAACACAAGAAGTTAGCTGATAGATGGTATTTAGAGAACAAACCCCAATATCAGGATAAAGTTGAAGGGAAAATTCCACTGAAATCTAAATACCCAAAAGCAGACAAATAAGAAATGAAGATGAACTTGGTTTATTTACTAGGGTTTGAAGAGGAAAGAAGACAAATCATATCCCAACATTTGGCGATTGGTCATTGAAATCCTTCGATTTCACAAAAGTAAAAGCGAAAAAGGGCATTCTAAAGCAATCTAAAGCAACCCATGATTCCCATAAAGACGCCATCGAAGCAAATTGCAGAAAGAGAGAGACCCACAGCAGAAAAGCAAAAAGGGAAGACAAAAAACGAAGAAAGACGAACCACTGCTAATCTGATGAGCAGTTTCCGGTACGGCAACCTCCATTCTTTCCACATCAACATCGTTGATTGGTGCCATAACTGGGTGTTGTTCCACTGTCCGGCGTACAGCTAGGAGCGACTCGCTCTCTGCCTCCCGCTGTTCGAATATGCAATTCAAATCCAGGAGGGCGAACTTCTCGTCGCTCTGCTGCACCTTCTTTGTTCCCAAAGGGCCCAAAAGAAGCAAAATTCCCGTATTTAAGATTCACCCATTTGTGGAAAATCTATATTTAACACATCTCTGCTGGAAAAAAAGCGAGCGAGAGAGAGCGCGCTTACAAATATCTCAGTCCCTGTTCGCTTCCcctgttcttttttttttcttctcacaATTCACATAGCAACTTGGAGCTGGCGGGTATATGAAAGGGCCGTAAGTTCTTTAcgcaa
Proteins encoded in this region:
- the LOC120081024 gene encoding uncharacterized protein LOC120081024, producing MISNSAECFNSLTKEYRLMPIVCLIEHVRGMLQSWFYEQRNYWASRTTLHSNYCETRLASETDKGRRYRVESIDCYRVHVRNNRLDGIINLHTKECTCKEFESLGIPCSHAIVAARERNIPIHGLCSRFYTVDSLMTAYAEPINPLGHISEWKRPSGYVEKIILPPKFVPQAGRRRVRRIPSRGEFCRQMKCGRCGNYGHNLQNCTEPLTTVRRAKNSRDRDTNTPHPV
- the LOC120081913 gene encoding proline transporter 1-like translates to MAPINDVDVERMEVAVPETAHQISSDSWFQVGFVLTTGINSAYVLGYSGTIMVPLGWIAGVVGLIAATAISLYANTLIAKLHEFGGKRHIRYRDLAGFVYGRKAYSLTWGLQYVNLFMINVGYIILAGQALKAVYVLFSDEHVMKLPYFIAIAGVVCALFAISIPHLSALRIWLGFSTVFSLIYIIVAFVLSLKDGVNTSADYSIPGSSTSKIFTTIGAAANLVFAFNTGMLPEIQATVRQPVVKNMLKALYFQFTVGVLPMYAVTFIGYWAYGSSTSTYLLNSVNGPIWVKAIANISAFLQTVIALHIFASPMYEYLDTRYGITGSALNVKNLSFRIGVRGGYLAITTLVSAMLPFLGDFMSLTGAVSTFPLTFILANHMYLVAKKTKLTSLHKLWHWFNVCFFSCMSLAAAVAALRLIAVDSKNYNLFADL